The genomic interval TACATAAAATCATCAAAAAGATGTATTCCATTGTGATATTTACAATCAAGCCCGATACCAGGACCATAAATCTCGGTAAGACCATATATGTCAAAGGCTTCAATATTCAATAGATCTTCGATTCTCTTTCTCATACGGTCTCCCCATCTCTCAGAACCAATTATTCCAATCTTAAGAGATATATCATTTTGCAATCCCCTTTTCTCAATCTCCTCACCAAGTAGCAGAGCATAAGATGATGTAGATGTGAGAACGGTAGACTTTAAGTTCAGCAGCATTTCTATCTGTCTATCGGTATTTCCTGGCCCTGTGGGAATTGTCATAGCACCCAACAACTCTGCACCAAGCTGGAATCCAATACCAGCAGTCCAAAGACCATATCCAGGTGTAATCTGGACTCTATCAGAAGGCTTTATTCCTGCAATTTCATAACATCTTTTCATCATAAATTTCCAATCGTCAATGTCTTTCTGAGTATATGGCATTATGACAGGCTTTCCAGTAGTGCCAGATGAAGAATGTATTCTGACTACATTTTCCTCTGGACAAGCAAGCATGCCCATTGGATATGAATCCCTAAGATCGTCTTTGGTAGTAAATGGCAGTTTAGAAAAGTCATCCATCGACCTAAAGTCATTTATATCAAAATCCAATTCCCTAAATCTTTTTCTGTAAAAAGGGCTATTCTTAGAAATGTTCTGCAGAAAACCTCTAATACGCAGATAGTTTACGTCTTCAATACTCTTCTCTTTTTCTTCTGTCCTCATGTTGCCTCCTCTTTCTAATCTAAGGTTAATGATAGAATTTAAAGATATTTATAAAGATATGTCAATAGAATAAAATCTCAAGGAGGTAACAGGTTTGAAGAATAAAACAATTGAAATACTGGAAAGAAACAAGATTGA from Thermodesulfobium sp. 4217-1 carries:
- a CDS encoding phenylacetate--CoA ligase; this translates as MRTEEKEKSIEDVNYLRIRGFLQNISKNSPFYRKRFRELDFDINDFRSMDDFSKLPFTTKDDLRDSYPMGMLACPEENVVRIHSSSGTTGKPVIMPYTQKDIDDWKFMMKRCYEIAGIKPSDRVQITPGYGLWTAGIGFQLGAELLGAMTIPTGPGNTDRQIEMLLNLKSTVLTSTSSYALLLGEEIEKRGLQNDISLKIGIIGSERWGDRMRKRIEDLLNIEAFDIYGLTEIYGPGIGLDCKYHNGIHLFDDFMYFEIVDPDTLEVLPDGVRGELVITTFKKEGAPLLRFRTRDITSINHKICECGLQYPRIERLMGRSDDMFKIKGVNCFPAQVDRVLKEYNELFSEYQIVLDRINGKDRAVLKVESKEPDNIDLSKRISRRIKDRVGATFEVELLAIGGLPRSEKKTKRVFDFRNEA